The proteins below are encoded in one region of Flavobacteriales bacterium:
- a CDS encoding TolC family protein — MRNKLLLLFTLVAFSASAQHQLSVQEAQTLGLQNNINVKNAKLDVSLAKKKVMETIAMGLPKINGEVNWQQFLEIPTTVVPANMFVPTAPEGQYTELQFGTEHNSTATLSASQLLFDGSYIVGLKASKIYSSLSQQSLQLTEQQIQDSIAAAYYNVLVAEQRKDFLQLIAEIHQGILDEVQARYDLGMVEDLDVDRMALTLSNMKIQSENMDRMTEVAYLYLKLILGIPLEETLVLSDSLPALLSQNQNLKIQEPNIENRLELQLAETQTRLMKLDLRRYQSQFLPSISAFGSYSENAFRDEFNFFDEGNWYPTKVIGLKATMNIFDGFSRVAKVQQAKIKLQQAKNNRAQVAESLSLAHKVALSNYLTALHTQKQKTENLELSKKIYLKTMAKYREGLVSSMELSQSGADYSQAQADNAQAIYNLLIAKTNYNRSVGN; from the coding sequence ATGAGGAATAAATTATTACTACTATTCACCCTAGTAGCCTTTAGTGCTTCTGCACAGCATCAGCTGTCTGTTCAGGAAGCCCAAACATTAGGGTTGCAGAATAATATAAACGTTAAAAATGCTAAGCTAGATGTTTCATTAGCCAAGAAAAAGGTAATGGAAACCATTGCTATGGGTTTGCCAAAAATTAATGGAGAAGTGAATTGGCAACAATTTTTGGAAATACCGACTACTGTTGTCCCTGCCAACATGTTTGTGCCAACAGCTCCAGAAGGTCAATATACCGAATTACAATTTGGAACAGAGCATAATTCTACAGCTACTTTATCCGCTTCACAGCTTCTTTTTGATGGGAGTTATATTGTAGGCTTAAAAGCATCCAAAATCTACAGTAGCCTTTCCCAACAATCTTTACAATTAACAGAACAGCAAATACAAGATAGTATAGCAGCAGCTTATTACAATGTGTTGGTCGCTGAGCAGAGAAAGGATTTCCTTCAGCTCATTGCCGAAATTCATCAGGGGATATTGGATGAAGTACAAGCCCGTTACGATTTGGGCATGGTAGAAGATTTAGACGTAGACAGAATGGCATTAACGCTTTCTAATATGAAAATTCAATCCGAAAACATGGATAGGATGACCGAAGTAGCCTACTTGTATTTAAAGCTAATTCTGGGTATTCCTTTGGAAGAAACTCTAGTTCTTTCAGACAGTTTGCCAGCATTGTTGAGCCAAAATCAAAACCTAAAAATCCAAGAGCCGAATATTGAAAATCGCTTAGAACTTCAATTAGCAGAAACACAAACTCGATTAATGAAGTTAGATTTAAGACGTTATCAATCTCAGTTTTTGCCTAGTATTTCTGCCTTTGGATCTTACAGTGAAAATGCTTTTCGTGACGAGTTTAACTTTTTTGATGAGGGCAATTGGTATCCAACCAAAGTAATTGGACTAAAGGCAACGATGAATATTTTTGATGGATTTTCAAGGGTTGCTAAGGTTCAACAAGCTAAAATTAAATTACAACAAGCTAAGAATAATCGAGCTCAAGTGGCAGAGTCTTTGAGTTTGGCACACAAAGTAGCTTTATCCAATTATCTAACAGCTTTACACACCCAAAAGCAAAAGACAGAAAACTTAGAGTTAAGTAAAAAAATATATTTAAAAACGATGGCTAAATATAGAGAGGGTTTAGTCAGTAGTATGGAATTATCGCAATCGGGGGCTGATTACAGCCAAGCCCAAGCCGATAATGCCCAAGCTATATACAACCTACTTATTGCAAAAACTAATTATAATCGTTCAGTCGGAAACTAA
- a CDS encoding efflux RND transporter periplasmic adaptor subunit: MKTLKIISVICLSILIGCGEKVNELDQKKETLKGLKQQMGDLKSQISTLEKQIALADTSFEGGIVVQTQKLQSANFTHYISQPGVVSSKENVLVSIEMGGMVVSRLVEEGRWVNKGEAIIQLDASIMSNQVEDLRQSTELAKTTYERQDNLWKQSIGSEMQYLQAKNQYVSLQKKLAAMEAQLDKLELVAPISGRLDEIFINVGEFAAPTMPAFRIVNSKKLQVEVDVAERYSAIIKKGDKVNISLNSLGIDTEEKVSFVGQVINPQNRTFKVKINLNNNSGSIKPNAVASVQLQDFNQDEAMVLPSACIKKDMRGSFVFVAEGNKAVKKYVETGLSQDDKTHILSGLDFGQEVIVVGYDGVANGSTIDIKN, encoded by the coding sequence ATGAAAACACTAAAAATAATATCAGTTATCTGCCTTTCTATTCTTATAGGATGTGGTGAAAAGGTCAATGAATTAGATCAAAAGAAAGAAACTCTTAAAGGTCTAAAACAACAGATGGGAGATTTGAAATCTCAAATTTCTACACTAGAAAAACAGATTGCTCTAGCAGACACCAGTTTTGAAGGTGGCATAGTTGTCCAAACCCAAAAATTACAAAGTGCCAATTTCACACACTATATCAGTCAGCCTGGCGTAGTCAGTTCCAAAGAAAATGTTTTGGTAAGTATTGAAATGGGTGGTATGGTTGTCAGCCGTTTAGTTGAAGAAGGGCGTTGGGTAAACAAAGGTGAAGCGATCATTCAATTGGACGCTAGTATTATGTCCAATCAAGTGGAGGATTTGAGACAATCAACAGAATTGGCTAAGACTACCTACGAACGTCAAGATAATTTATGGAAGCAAAGCATCGGTTCGGAAATGCAATACCTACAAGCCAAAAACCAGTACGTTTCGTTACAGAAAAAGTTAGCCGCTATGGAAGCGCAACTCGACAAGTTAGAATTAGTTGCTCCTATTAGTGGAAGGTTAGACGAAATCTTTATTAATGTAGGTGAGTTTGCAGCACCTACCATGCCCGCATTCCGAATTGTCAACTCCAAGAAATTGCAGGTTGAAGTAGATGTGGCGGAACGTTATTCAGCAATCATCAAAAAAGGAGATAAAGTAAATATTTCATTGAATTCTTTAGGTATAGATACCGAAGAAAAAGTATCATTTGTAGGGCAAGTAATTAACCCTCAAAACAGAACGTTTAAAGTCAAGATAAATCTAAATAACAATTCAGGCTCTATAAAGCCCAATGCTGTAGCATCGGTACAATTGCAAGATTTTAATCAAGACGAAGCCATGGTATTACCATCGGCATGTATCAAAAAAGATATGCGAGGATCTTTTGTATTTGTTGCTGAGGGTAACAAGGCTGTTAAAAAATATGTGGAGACAGGGCTTTCACAAGACGATAAAACACACATTTTATCAGGTTTAGATTTTGGTCAAGAAGTCATCGTTGTAGGCTATGATGGCGTAGCAAATGGAAGTACAATAGATATCAAAAATTAG